From Labeo rohita strain BAU-BD-2019 chromosome 18, IGBB_LRoh.1.0, whole genome shotgun sequence, the proteins below share one genomic window:
- the LOC127180533 gene encoding transmembrane protein 255B isoform X1 translates to MTNAQETTRRDATPPHTAAVDAVRMRRRKAQWLVSGMLCLSLVIVVIGIYISTRTESVSITGYVSGVILAFGSFLGVLGLCLEENRKQLLIAAIVFLSFGIISSFLCLVVDGVFILLNIDMRPMKAGRCQFYTSGNSYIYENYYATVPCQGLTESCNMKVRSGTCYCCDLYDCANGGYLNNYYEFVGVQSCQEVHSLYVLLWVLTTLNLLAFVCGILTTAVLGSIKDMKSGVVALDVSQWGGSSLFSFDGANCSSPTAPLLMDPNSHAGHQLYPKASLYVSPAAPAAAGSSVSPAGSADTSHVQPNPPPFAPLYNLLPYKTSGFSA, encoded by the exons ATGACAAACGCACAGGAAACGACCCGGCGCGACGCCACACCTCCGCACACTGCTGCAG TAGATGCAGTGAGGATGAGGAGAAGAAAGGCTCAGTGGCTTGTTTCAGGCATGTTGTGTCTGTCTTTGGTCATTGTTGTGATTGGTATCTACATCAGCACACGCACTGAGAGCGTCAGCATCACAGGATACGTGTCTGGAGTTATT TTGGCGTTTGGATCATTCTTGGGAGTTCTTGGACTATGCCTAGAGGAAAACCGCAAGCAGCTG CTAATTGCAGCCATCGTGTTCCTGAGTTTTGGTATAATTTCCAGTTTCCTGTGTCTTGTGGTTGATGGCGTTTTCATCCTACTCAACATT GATATGCGTCCAATGAAAGCAGGAAGATGTCAGTTCTACACCAGTGGAAATAGTTACATCTATGAGAACTACTATGCCACA GTTCCCTGTCAAGGACTAACGGAATCCTGTAATATGAAAGTCCGCAGTGGAACCTGTTACTGTTGTGATTTGTATGATTGTGCCAA TGGAGGATATCTGAACAATTACTATGAGTTTGTTGGTGTGCAGAGCTGTCAGGAGGTTCACTCTCTGTATGTTCTTCTCTGGGTCCTAACCACCCTTAATCTGCTGGCCTTCGTGTGCGGAATCCTGACCACTGCTGTACTGGGCAGCATCAAAGACATG AAGTCTGGGGTGGTCGCTCTTGATGTGTCCCAGTGGGGAGGTTCATCTCTATTCTCTTTTGATGGGGCCAACTGTTCTTCCCCAACTGCACCCCTGCTAATGGACCCAAACTCGCACGCAGGACACCAGCTCTACCCG AAGGCATCGCTTTATGTTTCTCCAGCAGCACCTGCGGCTGCAGGATCTAGTGTGTCTCCAGCAGGATCGGCGGATACGTCCCATGTACAGCCCAACCCTCCTCCCTTCGCCCCTCTCTACAACCTGCTACCCTACAAGACCTCAGGCTTCTCAGCTTAG
- the LOC127180533 gene encoding transmembrane protein 255B isoform X2, with the protein MRRRKAQWLVSGMLCLSLVIVVIGIYISTRTESVSITGYVSGVILAFGSFLGVLGLCLEENRKQLLIAAIVFLSFGIISSFLCLVVDGVFILLNIDMRPMKAGRCQFYTSGNSYIYENYYATVPCQGLTESCNMKVRSGTCYCCDLYDCANGGYLNNYYEFVGVQSCQEVHSLYVLLWVLTTLNLLAFVCGILTTAVLGSIKDMKSGVVALDVSQWGGSSLFSFDGANCSSPTAPLLMDPNSHAGHQLYPKASLYVSPAAPAAAGSSVSPAGSADTSHVQPNPPPFAPLYNLLPYKTSGFSA; encoded by the exons ATGAGGAGAAGAAAGGCTCAGTGGCTTGTTTCAGGCATGTTGTGTCTGTCTTTGGTCATTGTTGTGATTGGTATCTACATCAGCACACGCACTGAGAGCGTCAGCATCACAGGATACGTGTCTGGAGTTATT TTGGCGTTTGGATCATTCTTGGGAGTTCTTGGACTATGCCTAGAGGAAAACCGCAAGCAGCTG CTAATTGCAGCCATCGTGTTCCTGAGTTTTGGTATAATTTCCAGTTTCCTGTGTCTTGTGGTTGATGGCGTTTTCATCCTACTCAACATT GATATGCGTCCAATGAAAGCAGGAAGATGTCAGTTCTACACCAGTGGAAATAGTTACATCTATGAGAACTACTATGCCACA GTTCCCTGTCAAGGACTAACGGAATCCTGTAATATGAAAGTCCGCAGTGGAACCTGTTACTGTTGTGATTTGTATGATTGTGCCAA TGGAGGATATCTGAACAATTACTATGAGTTTGTTGGTGTGCAGAGCTGTCAGGAGGTTCACTCTCTGTATGTTCTTCTCTGGGTCCTAACCACCCTTAATCTGCTGGCCTTCGTGTGCGGAATCCTGACCACTGCTGTACTGGGCAGCATCAAAGACATG AAGTCTGGGGTGGTCGCTCTTGATGTGTCCCAGTGGGGAGGTTCATCTCTATTCTCTTTTGATGGGGCCAACTGTTCTTCCCCAACTGCACCCCTGCTAATGGACCCAAACTCGCACGCAGGACACCAGCTCTACCCG AAGGCATCGCTTTATGTTTCTCCAGCAGCACCTGCGGCTGCAGGATCTAGTGTGTCTCCAGCAGGATCGGCGGATACGTCCCATGTACAGCCCAACCCTCCTCCCTTCGCCCCTCTCTACAACCTGCTACCCTACAAGACCTCAGGCTTCTCAGCTTAG